The sequence TTTAATTTTATTATAGAAACTTATAATAGTTTTCCTCATAGTAGTGGAATAGCGTCTTCTGCTTCTTCTATGAGTGCTTTATCCTTATGCATTATGGAAATAGAAAAAAAATTAGGATACTCTTTAAAAAAAGATTTTTTTTTTAGAAAAGCATCTTTTTTAGCTAGATTAGGTTCTGGTAGTGCCTGCAGATCGATTTATCCTGGACTAGTTGTATGGGGGTATCATCAATCTATAAAAGGAAGTAATAATCTTTATGCTATTCGATATCCATATAAAATACATCCAATTTTTACTAAAATAGTAGATACTATTTTAATAATAGATGAAAATCCTAAAAAAATTTTAAGTTCAAAGGGACATCAGTTAATGAATAAACATCCTTATGCGAAGGAAAGATTTAAATATGCTAACAAAAATATGGATAGACTCATATCTATCCTAAAAATAGGAGATTTTCAAGAATTTGGAGAATTAATAGAACATGAAGCATTAAATTTACATGCTATGATAATGACCTCTATACCTTATTTTTTATGTATGAAACCAAATACTATTCATGTTATTCATAATGTATGGGATTTTAGAATACAAAGTAAAAAAAATATCTATTTTACAC is a genomic window of Blattabacterium cuenoti containing:
- a CDS encoding diphosphomevalonate/mevalonate 3,5-bisphosphate decarboxylase family protein encodes the protein MFFYKKKYSIEPNGIITRKSYSNIALIKYWGKHNNKIQIPLNSSISYTLGSKVYTETRLIYHIRKKKNISIRVFLSGKEKKSFVPKILEFFHRISFYCSYLKHFNFIIETYNSFPHSSGIASSASSMSALSLCIMEIEKKLGYSLKKDFFFRKASFLARLGSGSACRSIYPGLVVWGYHQSIKGSNNLYAIRYPYKIHPIFTKIVDTILIIDENPKKILSSKGHQLMNKHPYAKERFKYANKNMDRLISILKIGDFQEFGELIEHEALNLHAMIMTSIPYFLCMKPNTIHVIHNVWDFRIQSKKNIYFTLDAGANIHLLYPIKEKKSILKWIYSDLFFYSKKIIESYCFNN